The following coding sequences lie in one Arachis hypogaea cultivar Tifrunner chromosome 4, arahy.Tifrunner.gnm2.J5K5, whole genome shotgun sequence genomic window:
- the LOC112797788 gene encoding aquaporin NIP2-1 has translation MEGMLSLNTEASNDANPKQQSSSLANFAKNYPPSFPRKVLAEIIGTYLLVFVGSGSAGLSAIDENKVSKLGASLAGGFIVTVMIYSIGHISGAHMNPAVSLAFASINRFPWKQVPFYIAAQLTGAICASYTLRVLLEPATQIGATSPSGSNIQALVMEIVATFTMVFISAAVATDPKAIGELSGVAVGSSVSIASIVAGPISGGQ, from the exons ATGGAGGGGATGTTGAGCCTCAACACTGAAGCAAGTAATGATGCAAATCCCAAGCAACAATCCTCTTCTCTTGCAAATTTTGCAAAGAATTATCCTCCTAGCTTTCCTAGaaag GTATTGGCAGAGATAATAGGGACATATTTATTGGTGTTTGTGGGAAGTGGTTCAGCTGGACTTAGTGCCATTGATGAAAACAAGGTATCAAAATTGGGAGCTTCACTTGCAGGAGGATTCATTGTAACGGTTATGATCTACTCCATTGGACACATCTCCGGGGCACATATGAATCCAGCTGTTTCCTTAGCTTTTGCCTCCATCAACCGTTTTCCTTGGAAGCAG GTACCATTTTATATTGCAGCCCAACTAACAGGAGCAATATGTGCTTCATACACACTGAGGGTGTTGCTAGAACCAGCAACACAAATTGGTGCCACGTCACCCTCAGGGTCAAACATTCAAGCACTTGTCATGGAAATTGTTGCCACATTCACTATGGTCTTCATATCCGCTGCTGTTGCCACTGACCCTAAAGct ATTGGAGAACTATCAGGGGTAGCAGTAGGTTCTTCAGTTAGCATAGCTAGCATTGTAGCTGG ACCAATATCAGGGGGTCAATGA